Genomic DNA from Providencia sp. PROV188:
AAGCCAGTGTACCACTGGCTCCGAATAGTAAAGCCAGCAGCAGGCGTAGCCACTGGCTTTGATAAGTAGAGGATAAGTTCATTAACTCTGTTCTTCATCCAAAGTAGGCACTGGGGCATCGTCAGGAATTTTTACTTGAAGCAGTATAATTCGACGGCTATCCGCCATGGAAACTTTAAACTGGTAGTTATCGATGGTAATGGTTTCACCACGGGATGGTAAGTGACCAAAGGCTTGCATCACTAAGCCCCCAACGGTATCTACCTCATCATCACTAAAATGCGTCCCAAAGGCGTCATTAAAGTCTTCGATTTGAGTCAAGGCGCGAACAGAGTATGAATGGCGGCTCAGCTGGCGGATATCCACATCATCTTGGTCGTCATACTCGTCTTCAATCTCACCGACGATCAGCTCTAAAATATCTTCAATAGTCACTAAACCAGAGACACCGCCGAACTCATCAATAACGATGGCCATATGGTAACGCTGGGAACGGAATTCTTTGAGTAAGCGGTCTACTCGTTTACTTTCAGGAACAACAACGGCCTGACGTAACACTTTATCAATACTGAATGGTTCTGCGTCGGTACGCATAAATGGCAGTAAATCTTTTGCCATTAATAGCCCTTCAATATGATCTTTATCTTCGCTGATAACAGGGAAGCGAGAGTGGGCAGAATCGATGATGACATCGAGGCACTCATCAAGGCTTTGGTTACGTTTTAAGGTAACAATTTGAGAGCGAGGGATCATGATGTCACGTACCCGCTGATCGGCAATATCCATGACACCTTCCAGCATTTCACGGGTATCCGGGTCAATTAAATCGTTTTGTTCAGAATCACGAATTAATTCGACCAAATCATCACGGTTTTTAGGTTCACCATGGAAAAGTTGATTTAACAATGCAAAAAAACCTTTCTTAGGCCCAGGGGTGTCACTACTCGAAGAGTTATCGTCGCTCATGGCGTTTAATTTATTATTCCTCA
This window encodes:
- the corC gene encoding CNNM family magnesium/cobalt transport protein CorC (CorC(YbeX) belongs to the Cyclin M Mg2+ Exporter (CNNM) family, and was characterized as belonging to a set of three proteins, at least one of which must be present for CorA to function.) — its product is MSDDNSSSSDTPGPKKGFFALLNQLFHGEPKNRDDLVELIRDSEQNDLIDPDTREMLEGVMDIADQRVRDIMIPRSQIVTLKRNQSLDECLDVIIDSAHSRFPVISEDKDHIEGLLMAKDLLPFMRTDAEPFSIDKVLRQAVVVPESKRVDRLLKEFRSQRYHMAIVIDEFGGVSGLVTIEDILELIVGEIEDEYDDQDDVDIRQLSRHSYSVRALTQIEDFNDAFGTHFSDDEVDTVGGLVMQAFGHLPSRGETITIDNYQFKVSMADSRRIILLQVKIPDDAPVPTLDEEQS